Proteins encoded in a region of the Hirundo rustica isolate bHirRus1 chromosome 10, bHirRus1.pri.v3, whole genome shotgun sequence genome:
- the B3GALNT1 gene encoding UDP-GalNAc:beta-1,3-N-acetylgalactosaminyltransferase 1: MTPAPVSALYVRPLKWIFLLLLVFSLVTMWYITLSSDAGLENVNLLYFYEYEPVYRQQRPFTLRERPRCADLRPFLVILVASRPGDVRARQAIRITWGSRDSWWGQRILTLFLLGRDAQREDGAAALSVEDESILYGDIIRQDFVDTYDNLTLKTIMAFQWLSEFCSNARFFMKTDVDVFINTPNLVKFLLQLNSSENVFTGYPLIDNIAFRGLDRKRFISYEEYPFRLYPPYCSGLGYVLDGKLALRTYELMGHVKPLKFEDVYVGICLNILKVNITVPEDAEQFFLYKIDFDVCKYRHLIAVHGLTPSELVQFWQDLSSDTSKSCL, encoded by the coding sequence ATGACACCGGCTCCGGTCAGCGCCCTGTACGTGAGACCCTTGAAATGGATTTTCCTGTTGCTGCTGGTGTTTTCCCTGGTAACCATGTGGTACATCACCTTGTCCTCCGACGCTGGCCTGGAGAACGTGAACCTGCTCTACTTCTACGAGTACGAGCCCGTGTACCGGCAGCAGCGCCCGTTCACGCTGCGCGAGCGCCCCAGGTGCGCCGACCTCCGCCCCTTCCTGGTCATCCTGGTGGCTTCCAGACCCGGGGACGTGAGAGCCAGGCAGGCCATCAGGATCACGTGGGGCTCCCGGGACTCCTGGTGGGGCCAGCGCATCCTGACGCTGTTCCTGCTGGGGCGGGACGCGCAGAGGGAGGACGGGGCGGCAGCGCTGTCGGTGGAGGACGAGAGCATCCTCTACGGGGACATCATCCGCCAGGATTTTGTGGACACTTACGACAACCTCACCCTGAAGACCATCATGGCGTTCCAGTGGCTCTCCGAGTTCTGCTCCAACGCCAGGTTCTTCATGAAGACCGACGTCGACGTGTTCATCAACACTCCCAACCTGGTgaagttcctgctgcagctgaattcCTCGGAGAACGTTTTCACCGGCTATCCCCTCATCGATAACATCGCCTTCCGAGGCTTGGACAGGAAAAGATTCATCTCCTACGAGGAATATCCCTTCAGGCTGTATCCTCCCTACTGCAGCGGGCTGGGATACGTGCTGGATGGAAAACTGGCTCTCAGGACTTACGAGCTGATGGGCCACGTCAAACCTCTGAAATTTGAGGACGTTTACGTGGGCATTTGCTTGAACATACTCAAAGTCAACATCACCGTCCCAGAAGATGCAGAACAATTCTTTCTCTATAAAATCGACTTCGATGTCTGTAAGTACAGACATCTGATTGCGGTTCATGGCCTAACACCAAGTGAACTGGTCCAGTTTTGGCAGGATTTGTCATCCGACACTTCCAAATCTTGCCTTTGA
- the ARL14 gene encoding ADP-ribosylation factor-like protein 14: MGLQNAKSVKRANIVMLGLDSAGKSTLLYKFRYKDAFLTVPTIGFNVDMIEAGKDFTLTLWDVGGQKKMRELWSNFLEDTDGLLYVVDSSDKRRLEESRRELELILKNKSIKNVPVVVLANKQDLPGALNAEEITRRFKMKKYCSDRNWYVQPCCATTGEGLAEALQRVATFARQYSKSKETFTTLKELNTCQGLLSSASGDS, encoded by the coding sequence ATGGGCCTCCAGAACGCCAAGTCAGTGAAGAGAGCCAACATCGTGATGCTGGGGCTGGACTCTGCGGGGAAATCCACGCTGCTCTACAAGTTCAGGTATAAAGACGCTTTCCTAACGGTGCCGACGATTGGCTTTAATGTGGATATGATTGAAGCGGGGAAAGATTTCACGCTGACACTTTGGGATGTTGGaggacagaagaaaatgagGGAGCTCTGGAGCAATTTCCTGGAAGACACCGACGGGCTGCTGTACGTGGTGGACAGCTCTGACAAGCGCCGGCTGGAGGAATCCAGGAGGGAATTGGAGctcattttaaagaataaatcGATAAAGAACGTGCCGGTGGTCGTGCTGGCGAACAAGCAGGATCTGCCTGGAGCTCTGAACGCCGAGGAGATCACCAGGAGGTTCAAGATGAAGAAGTACTGCAGCGACAGGAACTGGTAcgtgcagccctgctgtgccaccaCGGGAGAAGGGCTGGCAGAGGCTCTCCAGAGAGTGGCCACGTTTGCCAGGCAGTACAGCAAGTCAAAGGAGACTTTCACCACCCTGAAGGAGCTCAACACCTGTCAAGGATTGCTGTCATCCGCTTCTGGTGACTCTTGA